One window of Siniperca chuatsi isolate FFG_IHB_CAS linkage group LG15, ASM2008510v1, whole genome shotgun sequence genomic DNA carries:
- the klhdc2 gene encoding kelch domain-containing protein 2 — protein MAERMAEMEEDIGDLPAGEDDNDSDRDEDDRLFAWMVNDDMDEDEEDEEEEEEVEEDEQPLDTEAAESFELDTPAERSGHIAVVDRNIMYVWGGYKNAQNHGFYDLYLPRNEIWTYNMESGVWTKHLAGGNLHTSMSGSCGVCVDGVLYLFGGHHARGNTNRIYRLPLRASSLIWEEMRDLKGLPPSCKDKLGCWVQKNRLIFFGGYGYTAQGPHQGTFEYDESSSLVWDSPGRGWNNHIHILDLETSTWSQPITTGNTPSPRAAHACATVGNRGYVFGGRYKNYRLNDLYYIDLDTWEWHEMSVPQQGPVGRSWHSFTPVSPDHIFLFGGFTTDRETLSDAWLYYVSKNEWQPFKHSHTERPRLWHTACSGPDGEVFVFGGCANNLLSHHRAAHSNELLVFNVQPKSLVRFCMEAVLQHRERLSSYWDCLPKHLLHSLKQRMARVNTLGS, from the exons ATGGCAGAGAGAAtggcagagatggaggaagacaTTGGAGATCTGCCAGCCGGAGAGGATGACAATGACTCAGACAGAGATGAAGATGACAGACTGTTTGCTTGGATGGTAAATGACGATATGGATGAGGacgaggaagatgaggaggaggaggaggaggtggaggaggatgaacAGCCCTTGGACACTGAAGCAGCTGAATCATTTGAGTTGGATACCCCAGCTGAGCGCAGTGGTCATATAGCAGTGGTTGACAGAAACATCATGTATGTGTGGGGTGGATACAAG AATGCTCAAAACCACGGATTCTATGACTTGTATCTGCCGAGAAATGAGATCTGGACATACAACATGGAGTCAGGAGTATG GACAAAGCATTTAGCCGGAGGTAACCTGCACACATCCATGTCAGGCAGCTGTGGGGTTTGTGTTGATGGAGTCCTCTACCTATTTGGAGGTCATCACGCCaggggaaacacaaacagg ATCTACCGCCTGCCTCTGAGAGCTTCCAGCCTCATTTGGGAGGAAATGAGGGATCTTAAAGGACTCCCTCCATCCTGCAAGGACAAGCTAGGGTGCTGGGTTCAGAAGAACAG ACTTATATTCTTTGGGGGATACGGCTACACTGCACAAGGACCTCATCAAGGGACTTTTGAATATGATGAATCATCTTCACTTGTG tgggACAGCCCTGGGCGAGGCTGGAACAACCACATCCATATCCTGGACCTGGAGACATCTACATGGAGCCAGCCCATCACCAcg GGGAACACCCCATCACCCAGAGCAGCTCATGCCTGTGCCACAGTTGGTAACAGAGGTTATGTGTTTGGGGGACGATACAAG AACTACAGACTGAATGACCTATACTACATTGACCTGGACACATGGGAGTGGCATGAAAT GAGCGTTCCCCAGCAGGGTCCTGTGGGCCGGTCTTGGCACTCCTTCACTCCTGTGTCACCAGACCACATCTTCTTATTCGGAGGTttcaccaccgacagagagacACTGA GTGATGCTTGGCTGTACTATGTGAGCAAAAATGAATGGCAGCCTttcaaacacagtcacacagagagaCCAAG ACTGTGGCACACAGCATGCTCTGGTCCTGATGGggaggtgtttgtgtttggaggGTGTGCAAACAACCTGTTGTCTCATCACAGAGCT GCTCACAGCAATGAATTACTGGTTTTCAACGTGCAGCCCAAATCACTAGTTCG GTTCTGTATGGAGGCCGTCCTGCAGCACAGGGAGCGTTTGTCTAGTTACTGGGATTGCTTGCCTAAACACCTCCTGCACAGCCTCAAACAGAGAATGGCACGCGTCAACACACTGGGCTCCTAA
- the pole2 gene encoding DNA polymerase epsilon subunit 2: MDVVRKIKTKVSSGFKMRGLILRPEASRYLVEVLESVNPSELDDVIERVLDAVEKQPLSSSMIELSVVESAVQDCTQSCDETIDNVFNIIGAFDVPRYIYSVERKKFVPISMTSHPAPSLCGLAKDKAELFRERYTILQQRTHRHELFTPPAIGAAVEEGQNKFQLKTIEALLGSTAKLGEVIVLGMVTQLKEGKFYLEDPSGTVQLDMSKAQFHNGLYTESCFVLAEGWYDDSVFHVNGFGFPPTESSSTTRAYYGNMNFFGGPSTTSVKASAKLKQVEEENEDAMFVIVSDVWLDNVEVMEKLNLMFSGYASMPPTCFILCGNFSSAPYGKTQIKSLKESLKALADAICAYPSIHSSSRFLFVPGPEDPGPGTILPRPPLADHITEEFRQRVPFSVFTTNPCRIQYCSQEIVIIREDLVNKMCRNCVRLPNNNLDIPNHFVKTILSQGHLTPLPLYVSPVFWAYDYALRVYPVPDVIVFADKYDPFSITNTDCLCVNPGSFPRSGFTFKVYYPSNRTVEDSKLQGL, encoded by the exons ATGGATGTTGTTCGCAAAATAAAGACGAAAGTGTCCAGTGGTTTCAAGATGCGGGGACTTATACTACGGCC TGAAGCCAGCAGATACCTTGTGGAGGTGCTGGAGTCCGTCAATCCCTCTGAACTGGATGATGTTATTGAAAGGGTCCTGGATGCAGTGGAAAAGCAACCGT TGTCCTCTAGTATGATAGAGCTCTCTGTGGTGGAAAGTGCTGTACAGGATTGCACTCAGTCTTGTGATGAAACCAt AGATAATGTTTTCAACATCATTGGAGCCTTTGATGTGCCCAGATACATTTACAGTGTGGAGCGGAAGAAATTTGTACC cattaGTATGACGAGCCATCCAGCCCCCAGTCTGTGTGGTTTGGCCAAAGACAAAGCTGAACTCTTCAGGGAGCGTTACACCATCTTACAACAG CGTACTCATCGGCATGAGCTCTTCACCCCACCTGCAATAGGAGCTGCCGTTGAAGAGGGTCAAAACAAATTTCAG CTAAAGACAATTGAAGCACTGCTTGGTAGCACAGCTAAACTGGGAGAGGTGATTGTACTAGGGATGGTCACACAACTGAAAGAG gGCAAATTTTACCTAGAAGACCCAAGTGGAACAGTACAGCTGGACATGTCCAAAGCA CAGTTTCATAATGGCCTGTACACAGAATCCTGCTTTGTACTGGCAGAGG GTTGGTACGATGACTCAGTGTTCCACGTCAATGGCTTCGGGTTTCCACCAACAGAGTCGTCATCAACCACAAG GGCATACTACGGCAATATGAACTTCTTTGGTGGTCCATCCACCACTTCGGTGAAGGCTTCAGCCAAGCTgaagcaggtggaggaggagaatgaggaCGCcatgtttgtaattgtttctgATGTGTGGCTGGACAACGTTGAAGTGATGGAAAAGCTCAACCTCATGTTCTCAG GCTATGCTTCGATGCCTCCCacctgtttcattttgtgtggtAACTTCTCTTCTGCCCCGTATGGAAAAACACAGATCAAATCACTCAAAG agtCATTGAAGGCTCTTGCGGATGCTATATGTGCATACCCCAGCATTCACAGCAG TAGTCgctttttgtttgttcctgGCCCTGAAGACCCTGGTCCAGGCACCATCCTGCCAAG GCCTCCCTTGGCAGATCACATTACAGAGGAGTTCAGACAGAGGGTGCCATTTTCCGTGTTCACTACTAACCCATGCAg GATCCAGTACTGCAGCCAGGAGATCGTCATCATCAGAGAAGACCTGGTCAACAAGATGTGCAGGAACTGCGTCCGGTTGCCCAATAACAATCTCGACATTCCAAACCAT TTTGTTAAGACCATCCTATCCCAGGGTCACTTGACTCCACTGCCTCTGTATGTCAGTCCTGTGTTCTGGGCGTACGACTACGCCCTGCGTGTCTACCCGGTCCCTGATGTCATTGTCTTCGCAGACAAATATGACCCCTTCAGcatcacaaacacagactgcCTCTGTGTCAACCCA GGCTCATTCCCAAGAAGTGGCTTCACATTTAAGGTGTACTACCCATCCAACAGAACTGTCGAGGATAG CAAACTTCAAGGACTCTAA
- the LOC122861883 gene encoding kelch domain-containing protein 1 isoform X3, with translation MNVVRNQPVMDSAFERHCSELVARERSGHTAVVEENLLYVWGGYMSIADDEVFLPNDEIWVYDLERGVWEVFHMTGEVPPSMSGTCGCFLNRHMYIFGGCDDNGQTNQIYCVNLTDGKYMWRKIMHQIGSAPSPRDKLSCWVHNGRIIYFGGYGHKLLTDVDSRNRSFIVDEASWVEDVFWGWNNEVHIFDPVQASWSEPQTHGRAPAPRAAHASSTIGSRGYICGGRVMETRMSDIHCLDFESWTWSEIIPVSTAPVGRSWHTLTAVSDSTLFLFGGLSVDCKPMSDGWLLDVETKTWREVEHPFKNKPRLWHTACPDKDSDVIVFGGSCDYILLVDTGHCNDALVFQMQPYPLFRICEDYIAKNVRNYEMLRNQLPLLPPKLFTAVQRRMLFYRPSKKQK, from the exons ATGAACGTGGtcagaaat CAGCCAGTCATGGATTCCGCATTTGAGAGGCACTGCTCGGAGCTGGTGGCCCGGGAGAGGAGCGGACACACGGCTGTGGTGGAGGAAAACCTGCTGTATGTGTGGGGAGGTTACATG TCGATTGCTGATGATGAAGTTTTCCTACCCAATGATGAAATCTGGGTATATGACTTAGAACGAGGTGTATG GGAAGTGTTTCACATGACAGGGGAAGTCCCTCCCTCTATGTCTGGGACCTGCGGCTGCTTCCTGAACAGACACATGTATATATTTGGAGGTTGTGATGACAATGGACAGACCAATCAG ATCTATTGTGTCAACCTGACAGACGGTAAATACATGTGGAGGAAGATCATGCATCAGATTGGTTCTGCTCCCTCACCTCGAGACAAACTGTCCTGCTGGGTTCATAATGGAAG GATCATCTACTTTGGAGGATATGGTCACAAACTACTGACTGATGTCGATAGCAGGAACAGAAGCTTCATTGTAGATGAAGCATCATgg GTGGAAGATGTCTTCTGGGGATGGAACAATGAGGTTCATATATTTGACCCAGTGCAAGCCAGTTGGAGTGAACCACAGACCCAT GGCCGTGCTCCCGCCCCTAGGGCCGCCCACGCCAGCTCCACAATCGGAAGTAGAGGATACATTTGTGGAGGCAGAGTCATG GAAACCAGGATGAGTGACATTCACTGCTTGGACTTTGAATCGTGGACGTGGTCAGAAAT AATCCCAGTGTCCACCGCTCCAGTGGGCAGATCGtggcacacactcacagcagtATCAGACAGCACCTTGTTCCTGTTTGGAGGTCTCAGTGTAGACTGCAAACCTATGA GTGATGGGTGGTTGCTTGAtgttgaaacaaaaacatggagAGAAGTCGAGCATCCTTTTAAGAATAAGCCAAG GTTGTGGCATACGGCTTGTCCAGACAAAGATTCTGATGTGATTGTGTTTGGTGGAAGTTGTGACTACATCCTCCTTGTCGACACC GGTCACTGCAATGATGCACTTGTTTTCCAGATGCAGCCGTATCCTCTATTCAg GATTTGTGAGGATTACATTGCAAAGAATGTGAGGAACTATGAGATGCTCAGAAATCAGCTTCCTCTCCTGCCTCCCAAACTATTCACAGCAGTACAGAGGAGGATGTTGTTCTACAGGCCTTCAAAGAAGCAAAAATAA
- the LOC122861883 gene encoding kelch domain-containing protein 1 isoform X1 has product MNVVRNQPVMDSAFERHCSELVARERSGHTAVVEENLLYVWGGYMSIADDEVFLPNDEIWVYDLERGVWEVFHMTGEVPPSMSGTCGCFLNRHMYIFGGCDDNGQTNQIYCVNLTDGKYMWRKIMHQIGSAPSPRDKLSCWVHNGRIIYFGGYGHKLLTDVDSRNRSFIVDEASWVEDVFWGWNNEVHIFDPVQASWSEPQTHGRAPAPRAAHASSTIGSRGYICGGRVMETRMSDIHCLDFESWTWSEIIPVSTAPVGRSWHTLTAVSDSTLFLFGGLSVDCKPMSDGWLLDVETKTWREVEHPFKNKPRLWHTACPDKDSDVIVFGGSCDYILLVDTGHCNDALVFQMQPYPLFRNEKMTSSSDRICEDYIAKNVRNYEMLRNQLPLLPPKLFTAVQRRMLFYRPSKKQK; this is encoded by the exons ATGAACGTGGtcagaaat CAGCCAGTCATGGATTCCGCATTTGAGAGGCACTGCTCGGAGCTGGTGGCCCGGGAGAGGAGCGGACACACGGCTGTGGTGGAGGAAAACCTGCTGTATGTGTGGGGAGGTTACATG TCGATTGCTGATGATGAAGTTTTCCTACCCAATGATGAAATCTGGGTATATGACTTAGAACGAGGTGTATG GGAAGTGTTTCACATGACAGGGGAAGTCCCTCCCTCTATGTCTGGGACCTGCGGCTGCTTCCTGAACAGACACATGTATATATTTGGAGGTTGTGATGACAATGGACAGACCAATCAG ATCTATTGTGTCAACCTGACAGACGGTAAATACATGTGGAGGAAGATCATGCATCAGATTGGTTCTGCTCCCTCACCTCGAGACAAACTGTCCTGCTGGGTTCATAATGGAAG GATCATCTACTTTGGAGGATATGGTCACAAACTACTGACTGATGTCGATAGCAGGAACAGAAGCTTCATTGTAGATGAAGCATCATgg GTGGAAGATGTCTTCTGGGGATGGAACAATGAGGTTCATATATTTGACCCAGTGCAAGCCAGTTGGAGTGAACCACAGACCCAT GGCCGTGCTCCCGCCCCTAGGGCCGCCCACGCCAGCTCCACAATCGGAAGTAGAGGATACATTTGTGGAGGCAGAGTCATG GAAACCAGGATGAGTGACATTCACTGCTTGGACTTTGAATCGTGGACGTGGTCAGAAAT AATCCCAGTGTCCACCGCTCCAGTGGGCAGATCGtggcacacactcacagcagtATCAGACAGCACCTTGTTCCTGTTTGGAGGTCTCAGTGTAGACTGCAAACCTATGA GTGATGGGTGGTTGCTTGAtgttgaaacaaaaacatggagAGAAGTCGAGCATCCTTTTAAGAATAAGCCAAG GTTGTGGCATACGGCTTGTCCAGACAAAGATTCTGATGTGATTGTGTTTGGTGGAAGTTGTGACTACATCCTCCTTGTCGACACC GGTCACTGCAATGATGCACTTGTTTTCCAGATGCAGCCGTATCCTCTATTCAg aaatgaaaaaatgacttCTTCCTCTGACAGGATTTGTGAGGATTACATTGCAAAGAATGTGAGGAACTATGAGATGCTCAGAAATCAGCTTCCTCTCCTGCCTCCCAAACTATTCACAGCAGTACAGAGGAGGATGTTGTTCTACAGGCCTTCAAAGAAGCAAAAATAA
- the LOC122861883 gene encoding kelch domain-containing protein 1 isoform X2 yields MDSAFERHCSELVARERSGHTAVVEENLLYVWGGYMSIADDEVFLPNDEIWVYDLERGVWEVFHMTGEVPPSMSGTCGCFLNRHMYIFGGCDDNGQTNQIYCVNLTDGKYMWRKIMHQIGSAPSPRDKLSCWVHNGRIIYFGGYGHKLLTDVDSRNRSFIVDEASWVEDVFWGWNNEVHIFDPVQASWSEPQTHGRAPAPRAAHASSTIGSRGYICGGRVMETRMSDIHCLDFESWTWSEIIPVSTAPVGRSWHTLTAVSDSTLFLFGGLSVDCKPMSDGWLLDVETKTWREVEHPFKNKPRLWHTACPDKDSDVIVFGGSCDYILLVDTGHCNDALVFQMQPYPLFRNEKMTSSSDRICEDYIAKNVRNYEMLRNQLPLLPPKLFTAVQRRMLFYRPSKKQK; encoded by the exons ATGGATTCCGCATTTGAGAGGCACTGCTCGGAGCTGGTGGCCCGGGAGAGGAGCGGACACACGGCTGTGGTGGAGGAAAACCTGCTGTATGTGTGGGGAGGTTACATG TCGATTGCTGATGATGAAGTTTTCCTACCCAATGATGAAATCTGGGTATATGACTTAGAACGAGGTGTATG GGAAGTGTTTCACATGACAGGGGAAGTCCCTCCCTCTATGTCTGGGACCTGCGGCTGCTTCCTGAACAGACACATGTATATATTTGGAGGTTGTGATGACAATGGACAGACCAATCAG ATCTATTGTGTCAACCTGACAGACGGTAAATACATGTGGAGGAAGATCATGCATCAGATTGGTTCTGCTCCCTCACCTCGAGACAAACTGTCCTGCTGGGTTCATAATGGAAG GATCATCTACTTTGGAGGATATGGTCACAAACTACTGACTGATGTCGATAGCAGGAACAGAAGCTTCATTGTAGATGAAGCATCATgg GTGGAAGATGTCTTCTGGGGATGGAACAATGAGGTTCATATATTTGACCCAGTGCAAGCCAGTTGGAGTGAACCACAGACCCAT GGCCGTGCTCCCGCCCCTAGGGCCGCCCACGCCAGCTCCACAATCGGAAGTAGAGGATACATTTGTGGAGGCAGAGTCATG GAAACCAGGATGAGTGACATTCACTGCTTGGACTTTGAATCGTGGACGTGGTCAGAAAT AATCCCAGTGTCCACCGCTCCAGTGGGCAGATCGtggcacacactcacagcagtATCAGACAGCACCTTGTTCCTGTTTGGAGGTCTCAGTGTAGACTGCAAACCTATGA GTGATGGGTGGTTGCTTGAtgttgaaacaaaaacatggagAGAAGTCGAGCATCCTTTTAAGAATAAGCCAAG GTTGTGGCATACGGCTTGTCCAGACAAAGATTCTGATGTGATTGTGTTTGGTGGAAGTTGTGACTACATCCTCCTTGTCGACACC GGTCACTGCAATGATGCACTTGTTTTCCAGATGCAGCCGTATCCTCTATTCAg aaatgaaaaaatgacttCTTCCTCTGACAGGATTTGTGAGGATTACATTGCAAAGAATGTGAGGAACTATGAGATGCTCAGAAATCAGCTTCCTCTCCTGCCTCCCAAACTATTCACAGCAGTACAGAGGAGGATGTTGTTCTACAGGCCTTCAAAGAAGCAAAAATAA